The proteins below are encoded in one region of Peribacillus muralis:
- a CDS encoding TerC family protein: MDFLTGEFISGLLAIIMIDLVLAGDNAILIGLAARKLPKDQQKKVIIWGAVGAIVIRIIATLLVVVILEVPGLHLIGGLLLVWIAYKLLIDEEEPDLKPADSMWAAIKTIIIADALMGLDNVLAVAGASHGNFTLVVIGLLVSIPVVMYGSTLILKLIERFPFIIIIGAGILGWTAAKMIVAEPFMQDYFANPFLKYGFEALVVIGILVAGTSRQQKIEKEKASREKMQIERNG, translated from the coding sequence TTGGATTTTTTAACAGGTGAATTTATTTCAGGACTTTTAGCGATCATTATGATAGATTTGGTTCTTGCTGGCGATAATGCCATCCTTATCGGGCTTGCTGCCAGAAAGCTTCCGAAAGATCAGCAAAAAAAGGTGATCATATGGGGAGCTGTCGGGGCAATTGTGATCAGGATCATTGCAACGCTTCTAGTTGTCGTCATCTTGGAGGTTCCCGGGCTTCATTTAATTGGGGGCTTACTTCTAGTATGGATCGCGTACAAGCTACTTATTGATGAAGAAGAACCAGACTTGAAGCCGGCAGACTCGATGTGGGCTGCAATCAAAACAATCATCATTGCCGATGCTTTGATGGGACTGGATAATGTCCTTGCTGTGGCAGGTGCATCACATGGTAACTTCACTTTAGTGGTAATTGGCTTGCTTGTATCAATTCCAGTCGTTATGTATGGCAGCACGTTGATTCTGAAACTAATTGAGCGATTCCCGTTCATCATCATTATCGGGGCAGGAATACTTGGCTGGACTGCTGCCAAGATGATCGTCGCTGAACCCTTCATGCAGGATTACTTTGCCAACCCATTCCTTAAATATGGATTTGAAGCATTAGTAGTCATTGGCATTTTAGTCGCTGGAACCTCCAGGCAGCAAAAAATAGAAAAAGAAAAAGCTAGCAGGGAAAAAATGCAAATCGAACGGAATGGATAA
- a CDS encoding tagaturonate reductase: MNSADQKRLDQDTKSVTHAKMLDYPIKVLQIGEGNFLRGFFDWMIAECNKQGHFKGSIAVTQPRPSGKGKIEEMKQQDGCYTLMLRGSHRGVKVEHTEVISVFSKVINPYEDWREFLALAKIPTLEFIVSNTTEAGLKYQPTPLVEGKPIEAFPGRLTAFLYQRFLHFGGASDKGLIMLPCELLERNGDSLKQCVLKYCTDWDLPKTFMDWVERDNLFLNSLVDRIVTGFPVKESGELYSSWGYKDTLLTTAEPYHLWVIEGDPDLDNRLPLQRSGLNVRWVKNLAPYQLRKVRVLNGLHTLMAPLGILFDMEEVKQAIDHPDFHHLLCQAIKEEIIPSLPFSQDELLEYGESVMERFANPYVHHLLSDISLNSMSKFKVRLLPTLEGYHEWNGRLPASITRGFAGLLRFYKGEVVNGQYIGKSFKGKKYIIKDDLPVIEFFQKQWSLHDRKEISAKQLIEAILHNQELWGKDLNTIKGLAKELTHHLEEMIEGASSI; encoded by the coding sequence ATGAATTCAGCTGATCAGAAGCGGTTAGATCAAGATACAAAGTCTGTCACGCATGCAAAAATGTTGGATTATCCGATAAAAGTGTTGCAGATTGGGGAGGGGAATTTCCTTCGCGGTTTCTTCGATTGGATGATAGCCGAATGCAATAAACAAGGTCATTTCAAAGGAAGCATTGCGGTTACACAGCCCCGTCCTTCCGGAAAAGGGAAAATCGAAGAAATGAAGCAGCAGGATGGGTGTTATACCTTAATGCTGCGTGGGTCTCACCGAGGTGTAAAGGTCGAACATACAGAGGTCATTTCCGTGTTTTCAAAGGTTATAAACCCCTATGAAGACTGGAGGGAGTTTTTGGCGTTAGCCAAAATCCCTACATTGGAATTCATAGTATCGAACACGACGGAGGCCGGGCTTAAATATCAGCCAACGCCTTTAGTGGAAGGAAAGCCAATCGAAGCTTTTCCAGGAAGACTTACCGCTTTTTTATATCAACGTTTTCTTCATTTCGGGGGTGCATCGGATAAAGGACTCATCATGCTTCCTTGTGAGCTTTTGGAAAGAAACGGTGATTCGTTGAAGCAATGTGTGTTAAAGTATTGTACGGATTGGGATTTACCAAAGACATTCATGGATTGGGTCGAGAGGGATAACCTCTTCCTTAACTCGCTTGTAGACCGAATCGTAACAGGTTTCCCAGTCAAAGAGTCGGGTGAATTATATTCCTCATGGGGATATAAGGATACATTGCTGACCACTGCTGAACCTTATCATTTATGGGTCATTGAAGGCGACCCGGACCTCGATAACCGCCTTCCTTTGCAGCGATCAGGCTTGAATGTACGTTGGGTAAAGAACTTGGCACCCTATCAGCTGAGGAAGGTAAGGGTATTAAATGGGTTACATACATTAATGGCACCTCTAGGGATTTTATTTGACATGGAAGAAGTGAAACAAGCCATCGATCATCCGGATTTCCATCATTTGCTCTGTCAGGCAATCAAGGAAGAAATAATCCCCTCCTTGCCTTTTAGTCAGGATGAACTGCTCGAATACGGGGAAAGCGTTATGGAGCGATTTGCAAATCCATATGTTCACCATCTCCTTTCAGACATTTCCTTGAATAGCATGTCAAAGTTTAAAGTGCGCCTCCTTCCTACCTTGGAAGGCTACCATGAATGGAATGGAAGGCTGCCGGCTTCGATAACAAGAGGTTTTGCGGGTCTGCTGCGTTTTTATAAGGGCGAAGTAGTCAATGGGCAGTATATCGGCAAAAGCTTCAAGGGTAAGAAGTACATTATTAAAGACGATTTACCGGTGATCGAATTTTTTCAGAAGCAATGGAGTCTCCACGATCGTAAAGAAATTTCGGCTAAACAATTAATCGAGGCCATCCTGCATAATCAAGAACTATGGGGGAAGGACCTGAACACAATCAAAGGCCTTGCAAAGGAATTGACTCACCACTTGGAAGAGATGATAGAGGGGGCGTCGTCCATCTAA
- a CDS encoding zinc-binding alcohol dehydrogenase family protein, translated as MKSIVCEKPYAFKMIEMEKPVPNKQEALIQIRRIGICGTDIHAFGGNQPFFSYPRILGHELSGYIEEIPENPEGLKNGDQVAIIPYLNCGKCMACSVGKTNCCKDMKVLGVHAEGGMSEWITVPYDHLVKTEGLTLDQSAMIEPLSIGAHAVRRAAIHEGEFALVIGAGPIGLGVMAFAKEKGAKVIVMDVNDERLAFARKWAKVDHTLNVLENPLDKLAELTNGDMPSVVFDATGNAKSMMNSFKYPAHGGRLIYVGLVKSDICFNDPDFHSKELTLMGSRNATRQDFNDVVDTLKNNRLDLSMYITHRAQLDELINQFEGWLAPEAKMIKAIVEM; from the coding sequence ATGAAAAGTATCGTATGTGAAAAACCATATGCATTCAAGATGATCGAGATGGAAAAACCGGTTCCGAACAAGCAAGAGGCATTGATTCAGATCCGGCGAATAGGAATATGCGGTACGGATATACATGCCTTCGGAGGAAATCAACCCTTTTTCAGCTATCCGAGAATACTTGGTCATGAACTATCCGGCTATATTGAAGAAATACCGGAAAACCCGGAAGGACTGAAGAACGGGGACCAAGTAGCAATCATCCCTTATCTGAATTGCGGGAAATGTATGGCTTGCAGTGTGGGTAAAACGAATTGCTGCAAGGATATGAAAGTGTTAGGTGTACATGCAGAAGGGGGGATGAGTGAATGGATCACCGTTCCTTACGATCATTTGGTGAAAACCGAGGGGCTCACGCTTGATCAATCAGCCATGATTGAACCTCTAAGTATTGGGGCTCATGCGGTCAGGAGGGCAGCCATACATGAAGGGGAATTTGCATTGGTTATCGGTGCAGGCCCGATTGGCTTGGGAGTCATGGCATTTGCTAAAGAAAAAGGTGCAAAAGTGATTGTGATGGACGTAAACGATGAACGACTGGCGTTTGCCCGTAAATGGGCAAAAGTGGATCATACGTTGAACGTTTTGGAGAATCCGTTGGATAAATTGGCCGAGTTGACGAATGGGGATATGCCAAGCGTAGTGTTCGATGCAACTGGAAACGCTAAGTCGATGATGAATTCATTCAAGTACCCCGCCCATGGAGGAAGATTAATATATGTAGGTTTGGTGAAATCGGATATTTGCTTTAACGATCCTGACTTCCACAGTAAAGAGCTTACATTGATGGGAAGCCGAAATGCCACAAGGCAAGATTTTAATGACGTGGTGGATACACTGAAAAACAACCGGTTGGATTTAAGTATGTACATTACACATCGTGCACAGCTGGATGAACTGATCAATCAGTTTGAAGGATGGCTGGCTCCTGAAGCTAAAATGATCAAGGCCATTGTCGAAATGTAA
- a CDS encoding UxaA family hydrolase, producing MNKFVQLHADDDVVISLEGIRKGQDLEIQARDKGIMQIKALDDIPKGHKMLVRPVHAGADIIKFGYSIGKAKEHIAVGEWVHTHNLQSGLEGILDYSYQPSSPLLKTVNSSQTFQGYIRENGEAGIRNEIWIINTVGCINKTCEVLARMGNEQFKERQIDGIHHFSHPYGCSQLGDDLSHTQKLLAALAQHPNAAGVLIVGLGCENNQIEAFKEVIGDFSPNRIKFLKAQEVNDELEVGLRLIGELVEYAKGFDRVPIPISKLKIGLKCGGSDGFSGITANPLVGAVSDLIVENGGTTILTEVPEMFGAETILMNRAKDEETFQKIVNLVNDFKQYFMRHDQEIYENPSPGNKEGGISTLEEKSLGCTQKGGHASVVDVSGYGERIVKPGLNLINSPGNDLVSVTALAAAGAHIVLFTTGRGTPFGGPVPTVKIATNTELANRKKHWIDYNAGQLIEGQRMDELKEDLFQFILGLSSGTRETNNEKSGYREISIFKEGVIL from the coding sequence ATGAATAAATTCGTGCAATTGCATGCCGATGATGATGTGGTTATCTCATTGGAAGGAATCCGTAAGGGACAGGACCTCGAGATTCAAGCAAGAGACAAAGGCATTATGCAAATAAAGGCACTTGATGACATTCCCAAAGGCCATAAGATGCTAGTTCGTCCGGTTCATGCGGGAGCTGACATCATTAAATTTGGTTATTCAATCGGTAAAGCGAAAGAACATATAGCTGTTGGTGAGTGGGTTCACACTCATAACCTCCAATCCGGCCTGGAAGGGATATTGGATTATTCCTATCAACCCAGCAGCCCATTGCTAAAAACGGTAAATTCCAGCCAAACGTTCCAAGGGTACATCCGTGAAAATGGGGAAGCGGGTATCCGCAATGAAATCTGGATCATCAATACAGTTGGCTGCATTAATAAAACGTGCGAAGTGCTTGCAAGAATGGGAAATGAACAGTTTAAAGAACGACAAATCGATGGAATTCACCACTTTTCCCATCCGTACGGTTGTTCTCAGTTAGGGGATGATTTGTCACATACACAAAAACTCTTGGCAGCCCTGGCGCAGCATCCGAATGCAGCTGGTGTATTAATAGTAGGATTAGGCTGTGAAAACAACCAGATCGAAGCATTCAAGGAAGTCATCGGAGATTTTTCGCCTAATCGGATCAAATTTTTAAAAGCCCAGGAGGTGAATGATGAATTGGAGGTGGGCTTACGCTTAATCGGGGAGTTAGTGGAGTATGCAAAAGGGTTTGACAGAGTGCCCATTCCGATTTCAAAGTTAAAAATAGGCTTGAAGTGCGGGGGATCCGATGGTTTTTCGGGCATTACAGCTAATCCATTAGTCGGGGCAGTTTCCGATCTTATTGTAGAAAACGGAGGTACAACGATTTTGACGGAAGTGCCTGAAATGTTTGGAGCGGAAACGATATTGATGAACAGGGCAAAGGATGAAGAAACCTTTCAAAAAATCGTTAACCTAGTCAATGATTTTAAACAATACTTCATGCGCCATGATCAGGAGATATATGAAAATCCTTCACCCGGTAATAAAGAAGGTGGCATAAGTACACTGGAGGAAAAATCGCTTGGGTGCACGCAAAAGGGCGGTCATGCTTCGGTTGTGGATGTTAGCGGATATGGAGAAAGGATTGTGAAGCCTGGATTGAATTTAATTAATTCACCCGGTAATGATCTGGTATCCGTGACGGCTTTGGCAGCAGCGGGCGCCCATATCGTTTTATTCACGACTGGAAGAGGCACGCCATTTGGCGGGCCAGTCCCGACGGTCAAGATAGCTACGAATACCGAATTGGCAAATAGGAAAAAGCACTGGATCGATTACAATGCCGGCCAATTAATTGAAGGACAAAGGATGGATGAATTAAAAGAAGATTTGTTCCAATTCATACTTGGGCTTTCATCGGGCACCAGGGAAACGAATAATGAAAAATCCGGATATAGGGAAATCAGCATTTTTAAAGAAGGAGTCATTCTTTAA
- a CDS encoding AraC family transcriptional regulator, whose product MNKSSKVYDHDALFPFVFVFQDTKSPQNELSDHMHDFYEIVYVYSGKGTFFIGDVFYDMRQGDVFLIPNNTIHRALPDKDEPVTSTIIFFSPTLLYKDMIDDSFSYLHLFDLTKKRKKFKISLTQNKRSRMEEQLLHIHQESTSHAVGSKHACMLTVHQIMLDLHRTRVNDKQAPFVGHTYSPEWLKAILIHINDHLSEPLTLTMLADKAAVSPSHFSRVFKETTGIGLVVYLNTKRIIKAKELLLGTDHTVSSIAEMCGFESMPQFYRTFKKYNDKTPAAFRNGTG is encoded by the coding sequence ATGAATAAATCCTCAAAAGTATATGACCATGATGCATTATTCCCATTCGTTTTTGTCTTTCAAGATACGAAAAGCCCTCAGAATGAATTGTCCGATCATATGCATGACTTTTATGAAATCGTCTATGTTTATAGCGGCAAAGGAACCTTTTTTATCGGTGATGTGTTTTATGACATGAGGCAAGGGGATGTATTCCTGATTCCCAACAATACCATTCATAGAGCATTGCCCGATAAGGACGAACCGGTTACTTCGACGATTATCTTTTTCAGTCCGACCTTGCTTTATAAAGACATGATTGATGATTCATTTTCATATTTACATTTGTTCGACCTGACGAAAAAAAGAAAAAAATTCAAAATATCTCTAACGCAAAACAAACGATCAAGAATGGAGGAGCAGCTGCTGCACATTCATCAAGAATCAACCAGTCATGCAGTCGGTTCAAAGCATGCCTGCATGCTTACCGTTCATCAAATCATGCTGGACTTACACAGGACGAGGGTCAATGATAAACAAGCACCCTTTGTTGGCCATACATATAGTCCAGAATGGCTCAAAGCCATCTTGATCCATATAAATGACCATTTGAGTGAACCGTTGACCTTGACTATGCTCGCCGACAAAGCTGCAGTCAGCCCCTCTCATTTCAGCAGGGTTTTTAAAGAAACGACTGGAATCGGACTAGTCGTATATTTGAACACAAAAAGGATCATAAAAGCGAAGGAATTATTATTGGGAACGGATCACACCGTTTCATCCATCGCTGAAATGTGCGGCTTTGAAAGCATGCCTCAATTTTATCGCACCTTTAAAAAATACAATGATAAGACACCTGCCGCATTCCGTAATGGAACAGGCTAA
- a CDS encoding MFS transporter, with protein sequence MFSNGRGMIIAFLFLAGVINYLDRSALSIAAPFIQDDLSLTATQMGIIFSSFSVGYAIFNFLGGMASDRWGAKLTLFVAMIVWSLFSGALVLAVGFASMIVIRILFGMGEGPLSATINKMVNNWFPANQRASVVGLTNSGTPLGGAIAGPIVGFIAISYGWRVSFIAIMIIGLIWAICWWKFAKEKPNESIEQENPGNSYVAAATEGKLKFTFYLKQKTVLFTALAFFSYNYILFFFLTWFPSYLVNARGLSVENMSIITVIPWIFGFIGLALGGFVSDFFFKKFAQKGVLFSRKLVLVTCLFLSAVCIGFAGIVTTTVSAVTLVALSVFFLYLTGAIYWAIINDVVDPDNVGSVGGFMHFLANTAGIIGPTLTGYIVDTSGTYTVAFLLAGGLAIFASLAVIRFVRPIVKPA encoded by the coding sequence ATGTTTTCAAATGGTAGAGGGATGATCATTGCTTTTTTATTCTTGGCAGGAGTGATAAATTATCTGGATCGGTCTGCACTGTCCATTGCAGCTCCGTTCATTCAAGATGATCTATCCTTAACTGCGACACAAATGGGGATAATATTTAGTAGTTTTTCGGTTGGATACGCCATATTCAACTTCCTTGGCGGAATGGCATCTGATAGATGGGGTGCGAAGCTAACGCTTTTCGTGGCGATGATCGTTTGGTCCTTATTCAGCGGCGCTCTAGTACTGGCTGTTGGATTTGCCAGTATGATTGTCATCCGTATCTTGTTTGGGATGGGCGAAGGACCGCTTTCGGCGACAATCAATAAAATGGTCAATAACTGGTTCCCTGCCAATCAGAGGGCATCCGTGGTTGGCCTAACGAATAGCGGCACGCCGCTTGGCGGTGCAATAGCAGGACCGATCGTTGGATTTATAGCGATTTCCTATGGCTGGAGAGTATCTTTCATCGCCATCATGATCATTGGTCTTATATGGGCGATTTGCTGGTGGAAATTTGCTAAAGAAAAACCTAATGAGTCGATTGAACAGGAAAATCCGGGCAATTCATATGTAGCGGCAGCGACGGAAGGAAAGCTGAAGTTCACTTTTTACTTAAAACAAAAGACTGTTTTATTTACAGCACTCGCCTTTTTTTCGTACAACTATATTTTGTTCTTTTTCTTAACCTGGTTTCCAAGCTACTTGGTGAACGCTCGTGGTCTAAGCGTAGAAAACATGAGTATCATCACTGTGATTCCTTGGATTTTTGGATTCATCGGTCTTGCATTGGGTGGTTTCGTGTCGGATTTCTTCTTTAAGAAGTTTGCACAAAAGGGTGTCTTATTCTCGAGGAAGTTAGTACTTGTAACGTGCTTGTTTTTATCGGCCGTCTGTATTGGCTTTGCAGGGATCGTCACGACAACGGTTTCTGCCGTGACTCTCGTCGCACTATCCGTGTTCTTCCTATATTTGACGGGGGCCATTTACTGGGCAATCATCAATGACGTGGTAGATCCAGATAATGTGGGGTCTGTTGGAGGATTCATGCACTTCCTGGCAAATACGGCGGGAATCATCGGCCCGACTTTAACGGGCTACATCGTCGATACTTCAGGCACATACACCGTCGCCTTCCTGCTTGCAGGCGGATTAGCTATTTTTGCATCGCTTGCAGTCATTCGCTTTGTACGTCCGATAGTAAAGCCTGCGTAA
- a CDS encoding LacI family DNA-binding transcriptional regulator — translation MKSITITDVANHANVSKSTVSQYLNKRYEYMSEKTRKKIEETIEELNYQPNILARSLKQKSTFTVGVVVANILHTFSTQVIRAIENYFYDHGFHIIVCNADDNPEKEKNYIEMLRAKQVDGIIIFPTGDNLDLYKRMKRDQFPIVFMDRTIEELNIATVMLDNHLASKLAVDRFVDKGFENIAIITTSIIRDISPRIERIHGYKDALSAHGIRCNPDYIKTVNAEEIPDALSDFFDLEKPPQAILAGNDIILNGVLRYMKKHGIHIPEDIAVIGIDDVPYASFYTPTITTIDQPAIEMANLAAELLLSQINKEENKDTSVHRLKPTLLMRNSC, via the coding sequence ATGAAATCCATTACAATTACTGATGTTGCCAATCATGCAAATGTATCGAAAAGCACGGTTTCCCAATACTTGAACAAGAGATATGAGTATATGAGTGAAAAAACGAGAAAAAAAATCGAAGAAACGATAGAAGAGTTAAACTATCAGCCTAATATCCTTGCACGCAGTTTAAAGCAGAAATCCACTTTTACCGTTGGGGTGGTAGTGGCCAATATTCTACATACTTTTTCTACGCAAGTTATTAGGGCGATAGAGAACTACTTTTACGATCATGGCTTTCATATCATCGTATGTAATGCAGATGACAATCCTGAAAAGGAAAAGAATTATATCGAAATGCTTAGAGCTAAACAAGTCGATGGTATCATCATATTCCCTACGGGGGACAATCTTGATTTATATAAACGCATGAAGCGTGATCAATTTCCGATTGTCTTCATGGATAGAACGATCGAAGAATTAAATATTGCAACGGTCATGCTTGATAATCATTTAGCGTCCAAGCTGGCGGTCGATCGTTTTGTCGACAAGGGTTTCGAAAACATTGCAATCATCACAACCTCGATCATCCGTGATATCAGTCCTCGAATCGAACGGATCCACGGGTACAAAGATGCACTTTCAGCACACGGAATACGATGTAATCCAGATTATATCAAAACAGTGAATGCAGAAGAAATTCCAGATGCGCTTTCAGATTTTTTCGATTTGGAAAAACCGCCTCAAGCGATATTGGCAGGAAATGATATCATCCTTAATGGCGTATTGCGATATATGAAGAAGCACGGAATACATATACCCGAAGATATAGCCGTTATCGGGATAGATGATGTACCGTATGCCAGTTTTTATACACCGACAATCACCACGATTGATCAGCCAGCCATTGAAATGGCTAACTTGGCAGCCGAATTACTGCTTAGCCAAATCAATAAAGAAGAAAATAAGGACACAAGCGTGCATCGATTAAAGCCGACTTTACTTATGAGAAATTCTTGCTAA
- a CDS encoding SDR family oxidoreductase codes for MMPIHENLTNRVAVITGGSGVLCSKMAVELARHGVKIAILNRTAEKGREVVELIERDGGTALSIATDVLDRSSLEKAREEIKKTFGRVDLLINGAGGNHPDAITAPETHGEEIEGKSFFDLNEDGFSQVFSSNFTGTFLASQVFGKDLLQVEAPAIVNLSSMSSYSPMTKVPAYSAAKASINNFTMWMAVHFAEEGLRVNAIAPGFFLTKQNRDLLLTEDGSLTARSNKIITATPMKRFGQPEDLLGTLLWLADETYSGFVTGITVPVDGGFMAYSGV; via the coding sequence ATGATGCCCATCCATGAGAACTTAACAAATAGAGTGGCGGTAATCACTGGCGGCAGCGGTGTATTGTGTTCAAAAATGGCCGTTGAATTGGCTCGTCACGGAGTCAAAATAGCAATATTGAATAGAACGGCAGAAAAAGGTAGGGAAGTGGTCGAGCTCATTGAACGAGATGGCGGCACTGCACTATCCATCGCGACTGACGTATTGGACAGAAGCTCATTGGAAAAGGCAAGAGAGGAAATCAAAAAAACGTTCGGACGTGTGGATTTATTAATAAATGGTGCAGGGGGCAACCATCCAGATGCGATCACAGCTCCTGAGACACATGGCGAAGAAATCGAAGGGAAATCATTTTTCGACTTGAATGAGGATGGCTTCTCGCAAGTTTTTTCCAGTAATTTCACGGGTACATTCCTGGCCAGTCAAGTTTTTGGGAAAGATCTGCTGCAAGTGGAAGCACCAGCCATCGTAAATCTATCTTCCATGAGCTCATACTCGCCAATGACTAAAGTGCCTGCGTATAGTGCTGCCAAGGCATCGATCAATAATTTCACCATGTGGATGGCCGTTCATTTTGCTGAAGAGGGGTTAAGGGTGAATGCCATCGCTCCAGGTTTTTTCCTGACGAAGCAAAATCGAGATTTATTATTAACCGAAGATGGCAGCCTGACGGCTAGATCAAATAAAATCATTACGGCAACACCGATGAAGCGCTTTGGGCAGCCTGAGGATTTACTTGGTACTTTGCTTTGGCTAGCAGATGAAACTTACTCAGGTTTTGTCACGGGGATAACCGTACCGGTCGATGGGGGATTCATGGCTTACTCAGGTGTCTGA
- the uxuA gene encoding mannonate dehydratase yields the protein MNITFRWYGKDNDTVTLEQVKQIPGVKGIVWALHQKPVGEVWEKEEIKKEVDYIQSFGFHTDVVESVNVHESIKLGNQDRMMYIEKYKETIRNLSEVGVKVICYNFMPIFDWTRTEMFHPLEDGSTALFYEKAKVDTLDPQELIRTVAEASDLTLPGWEEEKMERISELFEAYKQVDEQQLWVNLEIFLREILPVAEACGIKMAIHPDDPPWSIFGLPRIITGESSYEKLISISNSPSNAFTMCTGSMGANPENDMVQVARKYAYRSPFSHIRNVKIYENGDFVETSHYTQDGSINVQGVVAELNKQHYTGYVRPDHGRHIWGEVCRPGYGLYDRALGIMYLLGLWDAYEATKLGGRS from the coding sequence ATGAATATTACATTTAGATGGTACGGGAAGGATAATGATACCGTTACGTTGGAACAGGTTAAACAAATTCCTGGAGTCAAGGGGATTGTTTGGGCATTGCACCAAAAACCGGTTGGTGAAGTATGGGAAAAGGAAGAAATCAAAAAGGAAGTTGACTATATCCAATCCTTTGGTTTTCACACGGATGTTGTGGAAAGTGTGAATGTTCATGAATCGATTAAATTGGGAAACCAAGATCGCATGATGTATATCGAGAAATACAAAGAGACGATCCGTAACCTTTCGGAGGTTGGCGTAAAGGTCATTTGTTATAATTTCATGCCGATTTTTGATTGGACACGTACCGAAATGTTTCATCCACTCGAAGATGGTTCCACTGCCCTATTTTATGAAAAAGCAAAAGTGGATACGTTAGATCCACAAGAATTGATCCGTACGGTAGCGGAAGCTTCAGATTTAACGTTACCAGGCTGGGAAGAAGAAAAGATGGAGCGGATTTCGGAATTGTTCGAGGCATATAAACAAGTGGATGAACAACAGCTTTGGGTGAATTTGGAAATATTTCTCCGGGAAATATTACCAGTTGCTGAAGCGTGCGGCATAAAAATGGCTATCCATCCGGATGATCCACCATGGTCCATCTTTGGCTTGCCGCGTATTATTACCGGCGAATCAAGTTATGAAAAACTGATTTCGATTTCGAATTCACCATCGAATGCGTTTACGATGTGCACTGGCTCGATGGGTGCAAACCCAGAAAATGATATGGTTCAAGTAGCTCGAAAATATGCGTATCGTTCTCCTTTCTCCCATATCCGGAATGTTAAAATTTACGAAAACGGTGATTTTGTGGAAACATCGCATTATACACAAGATGGATCGATAAACGTACAGGGTGTTGTTGCAGAATTGAATAAGCAGCATTATACAGGATATGTCAGACCAGACCATGGCCGCCATATATGGGGAGAGGTTTGCCGCCCAGGTTATGGTTTATACGACCGAGCTTTAGGAATCATGTATTTGCTGGGACTATGGGATGCCTATGAAGCTACTAAATTAGGTGGCCGCTCATGA
- a CDS encoding bifunctional 2-keto-4-hydroxyglutarate aldolase/2-keto-3-deoxy-6-phosphogluconate aldolase, producing the protein MDKHSIIKQITEMKVVAVIRGQHAEEAAKLSKAAIEGGIRAIELTYTTPQVEEVFKQLVNTDALIGAGSVLDSETARHAILSGAQFIVSPYFVEGVAKLCNRYGIPYMPGCMTIREMATALEAGCDILKLFPANTIDPSFIKSVNGPLPNVRLMPTGGINLDNMKDWLRAGAVATGIGSDLNKAFKSGGYEAAVELSKKYMQKIAE; encoded by the coding sequence ATGGATAAACATTCAATAATCAAGCAAATAACTGAAATGAAGGTTGTCGCCGTCATTCGGGGTCAGCATGCCGAGGAAGCTGCCAAACTGTCTAAAGCAGCTATCGAAGGCGGTATACGTGCAATTGAATTGACGTATACAACACCACAAGTAGAAGAAGTGTTCAAGCAACTGGTAAATACGGACGCCCTCATCGGAGCAGGCTCTGTATTGGATTCCGAAACGGCGCGACATGCCATTTTATCTGGTGCGCAATTCATTGTCAGTCCCTATTTTGTCGAAGGTGTTGCCAAGCTCTGCAATCGATATGGAATTCCATATATGCCTGGTTGCATGACAATTAGGGAAATGGCTACAGCACTTGAGGCGGGCTGTGATATTTTGAAATTATTCCCGGCAAACACCATTGATCCTTCATTCATCAAAAGTGTCAATGGGCCGCTGCCTAATGTAAGGCTAATGCCGACTGGCGGAATTAATTTGGACAATATGAAAGATTGGCTCCGTGCAGGTGCAGTTGCGACAGGAATTGGCAGTGACCTGAATAAAGCTTTTAAGAGCGGCGGCTACGAGGCTGCAGTAGAATTGAGTAAAAAATACATGCAAAAAATTGCGGAATAA